A single Candidatus Binataceae bacterium DNA region contains:
- the mutM gene encoding bifunctional DNA-formamidopyrimidine glycosylase/DNA-(apurinic or apyrimidinic site) lyase, with amino-acid sequence MPELPEVESLRRILARSAVGRTIERARVTERRLRQKVARDLAAGVEGRRILRLGRRAKYLIIELSDGAAMVVHLGMSGSLTHRGKDFDDAEFDPRHDHVEFALDDRTRLVYNDPRRFGLIRLVAPGGLGAAPELAALGPEPLGASFNAEYLARMARGRRAAIKNLIMDQRVVAGIGNIYASEILFRAGVRPTRRAAKITHKEIERIVAATAPILRAAIGSRGTTFRSYRDSDGRPGRFAERLMVYGRAGKPCQVCKSAIRSVTVGQRASFYCPRCQR; translated from the coding sequence ATGCCTGAACTGCCCGAGGTCGAGTCGCTCCGCCGGATTCTCGCGCGCTCGGCTGTCGGCCGGACGATCGAACGCGCTCGCGTCACGGAGCGGCGGCTTAGGCAAAAGGTGGCGCGCGATCTTGCGGCCGGCGTCGAGGGCCGGCGTATCTTGCGTCTGGGACGCCGCGCCAAGTACCTCATTATCGAGCTGAGCGACGGGGCCGCTATGGTCGTCCATCTGGGGATGAGCGGCAGCCTGACGCATCGCGGCAAGGACTTCGACGATGCCGAATTCGATCCGCGCCACGACCACGTCGAGTTCGCGCTCGACGATCGCACTCGGCTGGTTTACAACGATCCGCGCCGCTTCGGACTCATCCGGCTGGTCGCTCCCGGAGGCCTCGGCGCGGCGCCCGAGCTCGCGGCGCTCGGTCCGGAGCCACTCGGTGCATCGTTCAACGCGGAGTACCTGGCACGGATGGCGCGCGGGCGGCGCGCCGCGATCAAGAACCTCATCATGGACCAGCGGGTGGTCGCCGGCATCGGCAACATCTACGCCTCCGAGATCCTGTTTCGCGCGGGCGTGCGGCCGACGCGGCGCGCCGCGAAAATCACGCACAAGGAGATCGAACGCATCGTGGCTGCGACCGCGCCGATTTTGCGCGCCGCCATCGGCAGCCGCGGCACCACCTTTCGCAGCTATCGCGATTCTGACGGCCGGCCGGGACGGTTTGCCGAGCGGCTGATGGTCTATGGTCGCGCAGGCAAGCCGTGCCAGGTGTGCAAGAGCGCGATCCGC